In Helicobacter anatolicus, the sequence GCGACAAATAAGATTTATTATACAGGTGGGGTGACAGAGGTTTTACTCTCCACACAAAAAGCTACAAATCAAGCAGATATTACAAATGGGCTTAATCCGAGTAATTATAATAATGGGGTAATGTTAAGTTTAGATTCTGCTAAAGCTAATGATGTTTTAGGGGATTTTAGAGAGTATTCAGCATTTGTGACAAATATTGCTAGTGTGAAAATGAAAGATGAAAATGCCTATGTAGTTGGTGGAAATTATGTGGGTAGCTTTAATGTTTTAAATATGAAAAGCAAAGCAAGAGTGGGTGGTAGTGGCGATGTTGGTATTAGTATTGATAAGCATTCAAGTTTTAATGCTGATCTTACAAATCAAAGTGCAACTTATCATATTAATTTAGATGAGAGTTCTAAGTGGTTTGTTAATAGAAGTACAAAGATTAATCTGCTTAGCGCTACAAATACTAAGGCATATAGCGAAGATATGGGATCTACATTGTTACAAAATAATACAATTGTAGATATGGTAAGCGGTGGATATAGTGCAAAAAGAGGTTTTAGTAAAGAAGATAAGGATTTAGTAAATCTTACGCTTGATAATGTTAAATCTCTTGATCATGTAATTTTTAGAGGATTTGCAACACTCAATAGAAAAAAAGCAGACTTTATTGATGTAAATCAAGCAGATGGCACTAGTAGTGCAAGATTGCAAACTTATTATGATGATGAGAGTTTGGAGAATGCGGGGAGTTATTCTTATCAAGTAAATAATCGTGCAAATAATATTTTGGTAGCAACAGTTGAAAAAGATGCAAAAAATAATTTTTCTTTTGATACTACAAAAAAATCTATTGTAGAACAAGGATATTTGTTAGTAGAGACAGAATATATCAAAGTGCGCGAAGATAAAGAACCAAAACCTAAGCCACCAGAAGGTAGTGAGGAAACTCCAACATCAGAAGAAGAATTGGTAGATAATTATTATATTGGCTCTTATACTGCAAGGATTAATCCTAATGAGAGTACAAGAACTACTTCATTATTATCAAGCCTTTATCTTGTCTATCTTTCGCATGTAGATAGTCTTAATAAAAGAATGGGTGAGCTTAGGGATAATGTTTATGATAATAACCTTTGGGTACGCAGTTTTGTGGGGCAGTCTAGCCAAAATAAAGATTTGAAAAATATTTTTGTAAATGCACAAGTAGGTTATGATTATGGATTTGGTTTTGAAGAGAGTATGCACTATATTGGTTTTAGTGCAGGTTATGGATATAACAATCTCAAATCCAGTCTTTTACAAGCAAATTCTAATCTTATTGAAGCATCGATGTATTATGTATATGTGGGAGATACAGGATTTTATTCTGATACGACTTTAAAATATAACATGATCACATTATCACCAAAAAATAGTGATGTGCAAAATTCTTTAATGGCACATGCATTTAATCTGGGAGAAGAGTTTGGTTATCGTGTACATTTTGGTGATACTCGAGCATTTTATTTGGATACAAATATGAGTTTTATTGCAGGTGCTATGACAAAAATAGATCTATTGCAAAAAACAGGTGAAAAAATTCAAACACAAATGCATTCTCAAAGCGATTTGGCTATTTTACTTCGTGGTGGTGTAGGGATGACTTTTGGTTATAGCTTAAAAACTTCCAAAAATCAGACAGATTTTAGAGTGGGCGCTTCTTATATAGGGGATTATATCCTTGGAAAAGTGCAACTTGATGTGGGGAATATCGCAAAAGAAGAGCATAAGTTTGGTTACAATCAAATGGTTGTTATGTCTTTTGGAATCAATAGCTATCTAACAAAAAATCTAAGACTTTATTTTGAAGGACAGGCTGGATTTATGGGAAAAGTTGTTAATCAAGACTTTTTGGCAAATATTGGTTTGCGTTATAGTTTTGGTAATGAAAAAAGAGATTATCCAAATTATGCTATGACTTTTGATTTAACAAGTGATAAAGCAAGTAATAATGAAGATGATGAGGATGAGGATGAATAATTTTGATATTTTGGTAATTGGTGGGGGACATGCAGGAATTGAAGCAAGCAGAATTAGTGCTATGATGGGAGCAAGAACACATCTTTTGACAATGCTTGTAGAAAATATTGGTTTGGCAAGTTGTAACCCTGCAATCGGTGGGCTTGGAAAAGGACATTTGGTAAAAGAGATTGATGCGCTAGGTGGTGCTATGGGGTTTTTGACAGATCAAAGTGGTTTGCAATATCGAATCTTAAATGCTTCCAAAGGTCCTGCAGTAAGAGGTACTAGAGCACAAATTGATATGGATTTATACAGAATTCATGCAAGAAACTTGATTTTAAATACACAAAATTTAAGTGTCTCACAAGAAGTGGTAGATTCTTTGATTTGCAAGGAACAAAAGATTGTTGGAGTAAAAACAAATATCGGAAAAACTTACTATGCAAAAAAGATCATTATCACTACAGGGACTTTTTTGCGTGGGCTTGTACATATCGGAGAGAGTAAAAGTCATAATGGAAGATTTGGCGAGGATAGTGCTAACAATCTTTCAATAAGCCTTAAAGAACTTGGATTTGAATTAGGGAGACTAAAGACGGGGACTTGTCCGCGTGTAGATGGAAGAAGTATTGATTTTTCTCATTTAGAAGTGCATTATGGAGATGAGATTCCTCCATATTTTAGTTATCACACCAAAGAGTTTAACCCTAAGCAACTTCCTTGCTATGTGACTTATACAAATGAAATTACTCATCAATATATCCGTGATAATTTTTCTCGTGCACCACTTTTTACAGGACAGATTGAGGGGGTAGGACCTAGATATTGTCCAAGTATTGAAGATAAGGTCAATCGTTTTGCAGACAAAGAAAGGCATCAATTATTTTTAGAGCCCCAGACTTTTGATAAGATTGAATACTATATCAATGGTTTAAGCACTTCCTTGCCTTTTGATATACAGGAAAAAATGATTCACTCTATAGCAGGATTAGAAAATGCAAGGATCACACGCTATGGTTATGCAATAGAATATGATTATGTTAATCCTACAGCACTTTGGCATACACTTGAGACAAAGCTTATTAAAGGGCTTTATTTTGCAGGTCAGATTAATGGTACTACAGGATATGAAGAAGCTGCTGCACAAGGAATTATGGCAGGGATTAATGCAGTTTTAAGTCTTAAAAAAGATGAAGAGAGATTTAAGGGTTGTTTTGGCGACTTAGAAGAGTTGGTTTTGCGAAGAGATGAAGGATATATTGGGGTAATGATTGATGATTTGGTCACAAAAGGTACAAATGAACCTTATAGAGTTTTTACCTCAAGAGCGGAATATCGCCTACTTTTGCGAGAAGACAATGCTATTTTTCGCTTAGGAGAATATGCTTATAAATTAGGCTTAATGCAAGAAGAAGAATATCAAAGGCTTAAGCAAGATCAAGAGGATATATTTCAAGGAATGGAATTTTTGAAAAATACAATTCTTACTCCTTCAAAAGAAACATTAAAACTTTTAGAAAATTTAGGGGAAGCACCAATAGGTGATAAATGTAGTGCAATTTTGGTGGCAGGAAGAGATAGTTTTGATGATAAAAAATTAGAAAGATTTGCACCGATGTTTGGCAATATGAGTAAAAGAGCAAAAGAGCAGATAAAAATCCTTGCAAAATATGATGCTTATATCCAAAAACAAATGTTAAGTGTTGCACAAATGGATGAGATGTTAAAAGTAAGAATCCCAAAAGATTTTGTTTTTGATGGTATTGCGGGATTAAGTTTGGAAGTAGTAGAAAAACTCAATAAGTTTCGTCCTAGTACGCTTTTCCATGCATCAAATATTAGCGGAATTACTCCAGCAAGTTTAGATGTATTGCATTTATATATTCATTTGCATCATAAAAAA encodes:
- the mnmG gene encoding tRNA uridine-5-carboxymethylaminomethyl(34) synthesis enzyme MnmG codes for the protein MNNFDILVIGGGHAGIEASRISAMMGARTHLLTMLVENIGLASCNPAIGGLGKGHLVKEIDALGGAMGFLTDQSGLQYRILNASKGPAVRGTRAQIDMDLYRIHARNLILNTQNLSVSQEVVDSLICKEQKIVGVKTNIGKTYYAKKIIITTGTFLRGLVHIGESKSHNGRFGEDSANNLSISLKELGFELGRLKTGTCPRVDGRSIDFSHLEVHYGDEIPPYFSYHTKEFNPKQLPCYVTYTNEITHQYIRDNFSRAPLFTGQIEGVGPRYCPSIEDKVNRFADKERHQLFLEPQTFDKIEYYINGLSTSLPFDIQEKMIHSIAGLENARITRYGYAIEYDYVNPTALWHTLETKLIKGLYFAGQINGTTGYEEAAAQGIMAGINAVLSLKKDEERFKGCFGDLEELVLRRDEGYIGVMIDDLVTKGTNEPYRVFTSRAEYRLLLREDNAIFRLGEYAYKLGLMQEEEYQRLKQDQEDIFQGMEFLKNTILTPSKETLKLLENLGEAPIGDKCSAILVAGRDSFDDKKLERFAPMFGNMSKRAKEQIKILAKYDAYIQKQMLSVAQMDEMLKVRIPKDFVFDGIAGLSLEVVEKLNKFRPSTLFHASNISGITPASLDVLHLYIHLHHKKRAENVGC